The following coding sequences lie in one Lolium perenne isolate Kyuss_39 chromosome 2, Kyuss_2.0, whole genome shotgun sequence genomic window:
- the LOC139835885 gene encoding uncharacterized protein: MLRILTPTPVCVDDFDDAPTHPIPTDIATKKKGESRRTQGFVKAEDKCLCEAWLATTQDCINGAQQKGKVYWAKVLQQYNETRMHPPYHITGPRTEESLRKRWSYIKQETSKFCSAAEHAINNPVSGTDVLTVVPRALQKFRATHKKGFHMDEHEESCRTSPWPPAPKIYLSYDVLAHESFRKSTLSAQ; this comes from the exons atgctacgaatccttaCACCAACACCCGTGTGCGTGGATGACTTCGACGACGCACCAACACATCCTATCCCCACGGACATTGCCACcaagaagaagggggagagccGCAGGACACAAGGCTTCGTCAAAGCCGAGGACAAGTGTTTGTGTGAAGCGTGGCTGGCAACGACCCAAGATTGTATCAATGGCGCCCAACAAAAGGGCAAGGTCTATTGGGCCAAGGTCTTGCAGCAGTACAACGAGACCAGGATGCACCCGCCCTACCATATCACAGGCCCTCGGACGGAAGAGTCCCTTCGGAAAAGATGGagctacatcaaacaagagacaagcaagttctgctcGGCGGCCGAACATGCTATTAACAACCCCGTAAGCGGCACCGACGTCCTGACAGTG GTACCCCGCGCCTTGCAGAAGTTCAGGGCGACGCACAAGaagggcttccatatg GATGAGCACGAGGAATCATGCAGAACGTCGCCGTGGCCGCCGGCGCCGAAGATCTACCTCTCCTACGACGTGCTGGCTCACGAATCATTTCGCAAGTCCACCCTTTCCGCCCAGTAG